Proteins encoded in a region of the Streptomyces violaceoruber genome:
- a CDS encoding ADP-ribosylglycohydrolase family protein, with product MSRPRGAVGATGTTAYVAGPGVPEVSGPGGSGHRPGSEPDTAAASRGVPLSDRVEGLLLGLATGDAAGWPAARHRAARMPQWTRRLTRELDTFAEQNATTTLPVPIALNQPPEPLRLGPSDDAEWAAFAAEALLRAGDDSVLGDLSRDRRMRAAIDLTWNAVASEVAAATERAPEAESAVLPLRARISVRAGLGNLAAGLRPPATGHDNPHYFDDAACVRACVLAVAHPGAPRLAADLAEFDARYTQDGDGVHGARAMAAALARALDGTDVDACVAAALAELPEATEIGRNARQALALAAAAESTFALVPLLEHRIVDHVYSYGIAAAETVPVALALTVAARGRLAEAVPAAACLSRVADSAPALAGALTGALGGGASVPASWRDACRTLPGCVLPRLTGTDLVELAGLLHATRPSPPEGRDTTP from the coding sequence GTGAGCCGGCCTCGTGGTGCGGTCGGGGCGACGGGCACCACGGCGTACGTCGCAGGGCCCGGCGTGCCGGAGGTGAGCGGGCCCGGTGGGAGCGGGCACCGGCCGGGGAGCGAGCCGGACACGGCCGCGGCCTCGCGCGGGGTGCCGCTCTCCGACCGCGTCGAGGGGCTCCTCCTCGGGCTCGCCACCGGAGACGCCGCCGGCTGGCCCGCCGCCCGGCACCGGGCCGCCCGCATGCCGCAGTGGACGCGGCGGCTCACCCGCGAACTGGACACCTTCGCCGAACAGAACGCGACCACCACCCTCCCCGTCCCGATCGCCCTGAACCAGCCCCCGGAGCCACTGCGCCTCGGCCCCTCGGACGACGCCGAGTGGGCGGCGTTCGCCGCGGAGGCCCTCCTGCGGGCAGGCGACGACAGCGTGCTCGGGGACCTGAGCCGGGACCGCCGGATGCGCGCCGCGATCGACCTGACCTGGAACGCCGTCGCCAGCGAGGTCGCCGCCGCCACGGAGCGCGCCCCGGAGGCCGAGTCCGCGGTGCTGCCGCTGCGCGCCCGCATCTCGGTGCGGGCCGGGCTCGGCAACCTCGCTGCCGGGCTGCGTCCCCCCGCCACCGGCCACGACAACCCGCACTACTTCGACGACGCCGCCTGCGTGCGGGCCTGCGTCCTCGCCGTCGCCCATCCCGGCGCCCCGCGCCTCGCCGCCGACCTCGCCGAGTTCGACGCCCGCTACACCCAGGACGGCGACGGTGTGCACGGCGCGCGGGCCATGGCGGCGGCGCTGGCCCGCGCCCTGGACGGCACCGACGTGGACGCCTGCGTGGCGGCCGCGCTCGCCGAACTCCCCGAGGCGACGGAGATCGGCCGCAACGCCCGCCAGGCCCTGGCCCTCGCGGCGGCCGCCGAGAGCACCTTCGCCCTGGTCCCGCTCCTGGAACACCGCATCGTCGACCACGTCTACAGCTACGGCATCGCCGCCGCCGAGACCGTCCCGGTCGCCCTCGCCCTGACCGTCGCCGCCCGGGGCCGCCTCGCGGAGGCGGTCCCGGCGGCGGCCTGTCTGTCCCGGGTCGCGGACTCCGCACCCGCGCTGGCCGGCGCCCTCACCGGCGCGCTCGGCGGCGGCGCGTCGGTCCCCGCCTCCTGGCGGGACGCCTGCCGCACCCTGCCCGGCTGCGTACTGCCCCGGCTCACCGGCACCGACCTGGTCGAACTCGCCGGTCTCCTGCACGCCACGCGACCGTCCCCACCGGAAGGACGAGACACCACCCCATGA
- a CDS encoding VIT1/CCC1 transporter family protein: MAIIETEAALHEAHRDNHTHRDVNGGWLRPAVFGAMDGLVSNLALMTGVAGGTASQQTVVISGLAGLAAGAFSMAAGEYTSVASQRELVEAELDVERRELRKHPADEEAELAALYEARGVEPELAREVARQLSADPEQALEIHAREELGIDPSDLPSPTVAAVSSFGSFALGALLPVLPFLLGAGALWPAVLLALAGLFLCGAVVAKVTARSWWYSGLRQLALGGAAAGVTYLLGSLFGTAVG; the protein is encoded by the coding sequence ATGGCCATCATCGAGACCGAGGCGGCGCTGCACGAGGCGCACCGCGACAACCACACCCACCGCGACGTGAACGGCGGCTGGCTGCGCCCCGCCGTCTTCGGCGCGATGGACGGACTGGTCTCCAACCTCGCCCTCATGACCGGTGTCGCTGGCGGGACGGCGAGCCAGCAGACCGTGGTGATCAGCGGGCTCGCCGGACTGGCCGCCGGCGCCTTCTCCATGGCCGCGGGCGAGTACACCTCCGTCGCCTCCCAGCGCGAGCTGGTCGAGGCCGAGCTGGACGTGGAGCGCCGCGAGCTGCGCAAGCACCCGGCGGACGAGGAGGCCGAGCTGGCCGCGCTCTACGAGGCGCGCGGCGTCGAGCCGGAGCTCGCCCGAGAGGTGGCCCGCCAGCTGTCCGCCGACCCCGAGCAGGCGCTGGAGATACACGCCCGCGAGGAGCTGGGCATCGACCCCTCCGACCTGCCCTCGCCGACGGTCGCGGCCGTGTCCTCGTTCGGGTCCTTCGCGCTGGGCGCCCTGCTCCCCGTCCTGCCGTTCCTGCTCGGCGCCGGTGCGCTGTGGCCCGCGGTGCTGCTCGCGCTGGCCGGACTGTTCCTGTGCGGCGCGGTGGTCGCCAAGGTCACGGCCCGCAGCTGGTGGTACAGCGGCCTGCGGCAGCTCGCCCTCGGCGGCGCGGCGGCCGGTGTGACGTATCTCCTGGGCAGCCTGTTCGGAACGGCCGTAGGATAG
- the gltB gene encoding glutamate synthase large subunit, whose product MDARPAAQGMYDPRNEHDACGVGFVATLTGEASHTLVDQALTVLRNLEHRGATGSEPDSGDGAGILSQVPDAFFREVAGFELPEAGAYAVGIAFLPVDGTEDAVSRIETIAHEEGLTVLGWREVPVAPQMLGATARSTMPVFRQVFVGDGASRGIALDRHAFALRKRAEREAGVYFPSLSARTIVYKGMLTTGQLEPFFPDLSDRRFASAIALVHSRFSTNTFPSWPLAHPYRFVAHNGEINTVKGNRNWMRARESQLASNLFGSSADLERIFPICTPDASDSASFDEVLELLHLGGRSLPHSVLMMIPEAWENHASMDADRRAFYQFHSTMMEPWDGPACVTFTDGTQVGAVLDRNGLRPGRYWVTDDGLVVLGSEVGVLDIDPAKVVRKGRLQPGRMFLVDTAEHRIIEDDEIKAQLAGEQPYGEWMEAGEIELSDLPEREHIVHTHASVTRRQQTFGYTEEELRVILAPMAKAGAEPIGSMGTDSPIAALSERPRLLFDYFTQLFAQVTNPPLDAIREELVTSLRSSLGPQGNLLDPTAASCRSVLLPFPVIDNDELAKLIHINADGDMPGFKAATLSGLYRVHGGGDALAARIEEICAEADAAIENGARLIVLSDRHSDAEHAPIPSLLLTAAVHHHLIGTKQRTQVGLLVEAGDVREVHHVALLIGFGAAAVNPYLAMESVEDLVRAGTFLQTDDGEPEQAIRNLIYALGKGVLKVMSKMGISTVASYRGAQVFEAVGLDEEFVAKYFHGTATKIGGVGIDVVAKEVAARHAKAYPASGIAPAHRALDIGGEYQWRREGEPHLFDPETVFRLQHSTRSGTYDIFKKYTERVNEQSERLMTLRGLFGFKSGRQPISIDEVEPVSEIVKRFSTGAMSYGSISQEAHETLAIAMNQLGGKSNTGEGGEDPERLYDPARRSSIKQVASGRFGVTSEYLVNADDIQIKMAQGAKPGEGGQLPGHKVYPWVAKTRHSTPGVGLISPPPHHDIYSIEDLAQLIHDLKNANPQARIHVKLVSEVGVGTVAAGVSKAHADVVLISGHDGGTGASPLTSLKHAGGPWELGLAETQQTLLLNGLRDRIVVQTDGQLKTGRDVVIAALLGAEEFGFATAPLVVSGCVMMRVCHLDTCPVGIATQNPVLRERFSGKAEYIVNFFRFIAEEVREILAELGYRSIEEAVGHAETLDVTRAVDHWKAQGLDLEPLFHVPALAEGAVRHQAVGQDHGLEKALDNQLIKLASDALAAPDATRAAPVRAQVAIRNINRTVGTMLGHEVTKKFGGGGLPDDTVDITFTGSAGQSFGAFVPRGITLRLEGDANDYVGKGLSGGRIVVRPDRGADHLAEYSTIAGNTIGYGATGGEMFLRGKVGERFCVRNSGALVVSEGVGDHGCEYMTGGHAVVLGETGRNFAAGMSGGIAYVVDLDRDNVNVGNVDAVQALDDADKDWLHDVVRRHAEETGSTVAGKLLADWPVAVERFSKIIPSTYQAVLAAKDAAERAGLSETETTEKMMEAATNG is encoded by the coding sequence ATGGATGCTCGCCCTGCCGCGCAGGGTATGTACGACCCCCGCAACGAACACGACGCGTGCGGCGTCGGTTTCGTCGCCACCCTCACCGGCGAGGCGTCCCACACCCTGGTCGACCAGGCGCTCACCGTGCTGCGCAACCTGGAACACCGCGGCGCCACCGGCTCCGAGCCCGACTCGGGCGACGGCGCCGGCATCCTCTCCCAGGTGCCCGACGCGTTCTTCCGCGAGGTGGCCGGATTCGAGCTGCCGGAGGCCGGGGCGTACGCCGTCGGCATCGCCTTCCTGCCGGTCGACGGCACCGAGGACGCCGTCTCGCGCATCGAGACGATCGCGCACGAGGAGGGCCTCACCGTCCTCGGCTGGCGCGAGGTCCCGGTCGCCCCGCAGATGCTGGGCGCGACCGCCCGCTCCACGATGCCGGTCTTCCGCCAGGTCTTCGTGGGCGACGGCGCCTCGCGGGGCATCGCCCTGGACCGCCACGCCTTCGCGCTGCGCAAGCGCGCCGAGCGCGAGGCCGGTGTCTACTTCCCGTCGCTGTCCGCGCGGACCATCGTCTACAAGGGCATGCTGACCACCGGCCAGCTGGAACCGTTCTTCCCGGACCTGTCCGACCGCCGCTTCGCCTCCGCGATCGCGCTCGTGCACTCCCGGTTCTCCACCAACACCTTCCCGTCGTGGCCGCTCGCCCACCCGTACCGCTTCGTCGCGCACAACGGCGAGATCAACACGGTCAAGGGCAACCGCAACTGGATGCGCGCCCGCGAGTCCCAGCTGGCCTCGAACCTGTTCGGCTCGTCCGCGGACCTGGAGCGGATCTTCCCGATCTGTACGCCGGACGCCTCGGACTCCGCCTCCTTCGACGAGGTCCTGGAACTGCTCCACCTCGGTGGGCGCTCGCTGCCGCACTCCGTGCTGATGATGATCCCGGAGGCGTGGGAGAACCACGCCTCCATGGACGCGGACCGGCGCGCCTTCTACCAGTTCCACTCCACGATGATGGAGCCCTGGGACGGTCCCGCCTGCGTCACCTTCACCGACGGCACCCAGGTCGGCGCGGTCCTCGACCGCAACGGTCTGCGCCCCGGCCGCTACTGGGTCACCGACGACGGCCTCGTCGTCCTCGGCTCCGAGGTCGGCGTCCTCGACATCGACCCCGCCAAGGTCGTCCGCAAGGGCCGCCTCCAGCCCGGCCGCATGTTCCTGGTGGACACCGCCGAGCACCGCATCATCGAGGACGACGAGATCAAGGCCCAGCTCGCCGGCGAGCAGCCGTACGGCGAGTGGATGGAAGCCGGCGAGATCGAGCTGTCCGACCTGCCCGAGCGCGAGCACATCGTGCACACCCACGCCTCGGTCACCCGCCGCCAGCAGACCTTCGGGTACACCGAGGAGGAGCTGCGCGTCATCCTCGCGCCGATGGCCAAGGCCGGCGCCGAGCCGATCGGCTCCATGGGCACCGACTCGCCGATCGCCGCGCTCTCCGAGCGCCCCCGGCTGCTCTTCGACTACTTCACCCAGCTCTTCGCCCAGGTCACCAACCCGCCGCTGGACGCCATCCGCGAGGAACTGGTCACCTCGCTGCGCTCCTCGCTCGGCCCGCAGGGCAACCTGCTGGACCCGACGGCCGCCTCGTGCCGCAGCGTCCTGCTGCCCTTCCCGGTGATCGACAACGACGAGCTGGCCAAGCTCATCCACATCAACGCCGACGGGGACATGCCCGGCTTCAAGGCCGCGACCCTCTCCGGTCTCTACCGGGTGCACGGCGGCGGCGACGCGCTGGCCGCGCGGATCGAGGAGATCTGCGCCGAGGCCGACGCCGCCATCGAGAACGGCGCCCGGCTGATCGTCCTGTCCGACCGCCACTCGGACGCCGAGCACGCGCCGATCCCCTCGCTGCTGCTCACCGCGGCCGTCCACCACCACCTCATCGGCACCAAGCAGCGCACCCAGGTGGGCCTGCTGGTCGAGGCCGGCGACGTCCGCGAGGTCCACCACGTCGCCCTGCTCATCGGCTTCGGCGCCGCCGCGGTCAACCCGTACCTGGCGATGGAGTCCGTCGAGGACCTGGTCCGGGCGGGCACCTTCCTGCAGACCGACGACGGCGAGCCCGAGCAGGCCATCCGCAACCTGATCTACGCGCTCGGCAAGGGCGTCCTCAAGGTCATGTCCAAGATGGGCATCTCCACCGTCGCCTCCTACCGCGGCGCCCAGGTCTTCGAGGCCGTCGGCCTCGACGAGGAGTTCGTCGCCAAGTACTTCCACGGCACCGCCACCAAGATCGGCGGCGTCGGCATCGACGTCGTCGCCAAGGAGGTCGCCGCCCGCCACGCCAAGGCGTACCCGGCCAGCGGCATCGCGCCGGCCCACCGCGCCCTGGACATCGGCGGCGAGTACCAGTGGCGCCGTGAGGGCGAGCCGCACCTGTTCGACCCCGAGACGGTCTTCCGCCTCCAGCACTCCACGCGCTCCGGCACGTACGACATCTTCAAGAAGTACACCGAGCGGGTGAACGAGCAGTCCGAGCGGCTGATGACGCTGCGCGGCCTGTTCGGCTTCAAGAGCGGCCGGCAGCCGATCTCCATCGACGAGGTCGAGCCCGTCTCCGAGATCGTCAAGCGCTTCTCCACCGGCGCCATGTCGTACGGCTCCATCTCCCAGGAGGCGCACGAGACCCTCGCCATCGCCATGAACCAGCTGGGCGGCAAGTCCAACACCGGTGAGGGCGGCGAGGACCCGGAGCGCCTGTACGACCCGGCGCGCCGGTCCAGCATCAAGCAGGTCGCCTCCGGCCGCTTCGGCGTCACCTCCGAGTACCTGGTCAACGCCGACGACATCCAGATCAAGATGGCCCAGGGCGCCAAGCCCGGCGAGGGCGGCCAGCTGCCCGGCCACAAGGTGTACCCCTGGGTCGCCAAGACCCGGCACAGCACCCCCGGCGTCGGCCTGATCTCCCCGCCGCCGCACCACGACATCTACTCCATCGAGGACCTGGCCCAGCTGATCCACGACCTGAAGAACGCGAACCCGCAGGCGCGGATTCACGTCAAGCTGGTCTCCGAAGTCGGCGTCGGCACGGTCGCGGCGGGCGTGTCCAAGGCGCACGCGGACGTGGTGCTGATCTCCGGCCACGACGGCGGCACCGGTGCCTCCCCGCTCACGTCGCTCAAGCACGCGGGCGGCCCCTGGGAGCTGGGCCTCGCCGAGACCCAGCAGACCCTGCTGCTCAACGGTCTGCGCGACCGGATCGTCGTCCAGACCGACGGCCAGCTCAAGACCGGCCGCGACGTCGTCATCGCCGCGCTGCTGGGCGCCGAGGAGTTCGGTTTCGCCACCGCGCCGCTCGTCGTCTCCGGCTGCGTCATGATGCGCGTCTGCCACCTGGACACCTGCCCGGTCGGCATCGCCACCCAGAACCCGGTCCTCAGGGAGCGGTTCTCCGGCAAGGCCGAGTACATCGTGAACTTCTTCCGGTTCATCGCCGAGGAGGTCCGCGAGATCCTCGCCGAGCTGGGCTACCGCTCCATCGAGGAGGCCGTCGGCCACGCCGAGACCCTCGACGTGACCCGCGCGGTCGACCACTGGAAGGCACAGGGCCTCGACCTCGAGCCGCTGTTCCACGTGCCCGCGCTGGCCGAGGGCGCGGTGCGCCACCAGGCCGTCGGCCAGGACCACGGCCTGGAGAAGGCGCTCGACAACCAGCTGATCAAGCTCGCCTCCGACGCGCTGGCCGCCCCGGACGCCACCCGGGCCGCCCCGGTGCGCGCCCAGGTCGCGATCCGCAACATCAACCGCACGGTCGGCACCATGCTCGGCCACGAGGTCACCAAGAAGTTCGGCGGCGGCGGGCTGCCCGACGACACCGTCGACATCACCTTCACCGGCTCCGCCGGCCAGTCCTTCGGCGCCTTCGTGCCGCGCGGCATCACGCTGCGCCTGGAGGGCGACGCCAACGACTACGTCGGCAAGGGCCTATCCGGCGGCCGGATCGTCGTCCGCCCCGACCGGGGCGCCGACCACCTCGCCGAGTACTCCACCATCGCCGGCAACACCATCGGCTACGGCGCCACCGGCGGCGAGATGTTCCTGCGCGGCAAGGTCGGCGAGCGCTTCTGCGTCCGCAACTCCGGCGCGCTGGTCGTCTCCGAGGGTGTCGGCGACCACGGCTGCGAGTACATGACCGGCGGCCACGCGGTCGTCCTCGGCGAGACCGGGCGCAACTTCGCGGCCGGCATGTCCGGCGGCATCGCCTACGTCGTCGACCTCGACCGCGACAACGTCAACGTCGGCAACGTCGACGCGGTCCAGGCCCTGGACGACGCCGACAAGGACTGGCTGCACGACGTGGTGCGCCGCCACGCCGAGGAGACCGGGTCCACGGTCGCCGGGAAGCTGCTCGCCGACTGGCCCGTCGCCGTGGAGCGCTTCAGCAAGATCATCCCCAGCACGTACCAGGCAGTGCTCGCCGCCAAGGACGCCGCCGAGCGAGCCGGTCTCTCCGAGACCGAGACCACCGAGAAGATGATGGAGGCGGCGACCAATGGCTGA
- a CDS encoding glutamate synthase subunit beta encodes MADPKGFLNHGREVARTRPVDERVKDWNEVYVPGSLLPIISKQASRCMDCGIPFCHNGCPLGNLIPEWNDYAYREDWSAASERLHATNNFPEFTGRLCPAPCESACVLGINQPPVTIKNVEVSIIDKAWETGDVAPRIPERLSGKTVAVIGSGPAGLAAAQQLTRAGHTVAVYERADRVGGLLRYGIPEFKMEKRHINRRIEQMRAEGTRFRTGVEIGRDLKATDLKKRYDAVVIAAGSTTARDLPVPGRELNGIHQAMEYLPLANKVQEGDYVAPPITAEGKHVVVIGGGDTGADCVGTAHRQGAASVTQLEIMPRPGEERDAVRQPWPTFPMLYKVTSAHEEGGERVYAVSTTHFEGDEDGNVQWLHMSEVEFVDGKLTSKPGTERKIPAQLVTLAMGFTGTDKDNGLVDQFGLELDERGNIARDADFQTNVPGVFVAGDAGRGQSLIVWAIAEGRSAARGADRFLTGASDLPAPIRPTDRALAV; translated from the coding sequence ATGGCTGATCCCAAGGGCTTTCTCAACCACGGACGCGAGGTCGCCAGGACCCGTCCCGTCGACGAGCGCGTCAAGGACTGGAACGAGGTCTACGTTCCCGGCTCCCTGCTGCCGATCATCAGCAAGCAGGCCAGCCGCTGCATGGACTGCGGCATCCCGTTCTGCCACAACGGCTGCCCGCTCGGGAACCTGATCCCCGAGTGGAACGACTACGCCTACCGCGAGGACTGGTCGGCGGCGTCCGAGCGCCTGCACGCCACCAACAACTTCCCGGAGTTCACCGGCCGCCTGTGCCCGGCCCCGTGCGAGTCGGCGTGCGTGCTCGGCATCAACCAGCCGCCGGTCACCATCAAGAACGTCGAGGTCTCCATCATCGACAAGGCGTGGGAGACCGGCGACGTCGCCCCGCGCATCCCCGAGCGCCTGTCCGGCAAGACCGTCGCCGTCATCGGTTCGGGCCCGGCGGGCCTGGCCGCCGCCCAGCAGCTCACCCGGGCCGGTCACACCGTCGCCGTCTACGAGCGCGCGGACCGCGTCGGAGGCCTCCTCCGGTACGGCATCCCCGAGTTCAAGATGGAGAAGCGGCACATCAACCGCCGCATAGAGCAGATGCGCGCCGAGGGCACCCGCTTCCGCACCGGCGTCGAGATCGGCCGCGACCTCAAGGCGACCGACCTGAAGAAGCGCTACGACGCCGTCGTCATCGCCGCCGGCTCCACCACCGCCCGCGACCTGCCGGTCCCCGGCCGCGAGCTGAACGGCATCCACCAGGCGATGGAGTACCTGCCGCTGGCCAACAAGGTTCAGGAGGGCGACTACGTGGCGCCCCCGATCACGGCCGAGGGCAAGCACGTCGTCGTCATCGGCGGCGGCGACACCGGCGCCGACTGCGTGGGCACCGCCCACCGCCAGGGCGCGGCCTCCGTCACCCAGCTGGAGATCATGCCCCGGCCGGGCGAGGAGCGGGACGCGGTGCGCCAGCCGTGGCCGACCTTCCCGATGCTCTACAAGGTCACCAGCGCCCACGAGGAGGGCGGCGAGCGGGTCTACGCCGTCTCCACCACCCACTTCGAGGGCGACGAGGACGGCAACGTCCAGTGGCTGCACATGAGCGAGGTCGAGTTCGTCGACGGGAAGCTCACGTCGAAGCCGGGCACCGAGCGGAAGATCCCGGCCCAGCTGGTCACCCTCGCCATGGGCTTCACCGGCACCGACAAGGACAACGGTCTGGTCGACCAGTTCGGCCTGGAGCTCGACGAACGGGGTAACATCGCCCGGGACGCCGACTTCCAGACCAACGTGCCGGGTGTGTTCGTCGCCGGTGACGCCGGCCGCGGCCAGTCGCTCATCGTCTGGGCGATCGCCGAGGGCCGCTCGGCCGCGCGCGGCGCCGACCGCTTCCTGACCGGGGCCAGCGACCTGCCGGCCCCGATCCGCCCGACGGACCGCGCCCTCGCGGTCTGA
- a CDS encoding chitosanase, whose protein sequence is MKRAGVLLLGALPVIAAGVYFAVPDDSADPADTAAASSSSSATARSDRDDAKDRAEREREADDALIADLPPGLAAPAKKELAQQLVSSAENSTTKWRTAYGSIEDVGDGDGYTAGIIGFCTGTHDLLMLVERYTEDHPDNGLAEYLPALREVDGSDSHEGLDPGFTAAWKAEAEVPAFRAAQEAERDRVYFEPAVRLAKLDGLGTLGQFVYYDAMVFHGPDTDAEGFYGLRERAMAEARTPGQGGSEKAYLETFLDVRKQAMEAKRPGIDTSRVDTAQRRFLTAGNLKLATPLVWEMYGDTYRVP, encoded by the coding sequence ATGAAACGTGCCGGAGTGCTGCTCCTCGGGGCGCTTCCCGTGATCGCCGCGGGCGTGTACTTCGCCGTGCCGGACGACTCGGCGGACCCGGCGGACACCGCGGCCGCCTCCTCGTCGTCCTCGGCCACCGCCCGGTCGGACCGCGACGACGCCAAGGACCGGGCCGAGCGGGAGCGGGAGGCGGACGACGCACTCATCGCCGACCTGCCGCCGGGGCTCGCCGCACCGGCCAAGAAGGAGCTGGCCCAGCAGCTCGTGTCCAGTGCCGAGAACTCGACCACGAAGTGGCGCACCGCCTACGGCAGCATCGAAGACGTCGGCGACGGCGACGGGTACACCGCCGGCATCATCGGCTTCTGCACCGGCACCCACGACCTGCTCATGCTGGTCGAGCGCTACACCGAGGACCACCCGGACAACGGACTGGCGGAGTACCTGCCCGCCCTGCGCGAGGTGGACGGCAGCGACTCCCACGAGGGCCTGGACCCGGGCTTCACGGCGGCCTGGAAGGCGGAGGCCGAGGTCCCGGCGTTCCGCGCGGCCCAGGAGGCGGAGCGCGACCGGGTCTACTTCGAACCGGCGGTGCGCCTGGCCAAGCTGGACGGCCTGGGCACGCTGGGCCAGTTCGTCTACTACGACGCGATGGTCTTCCACGGACCCGACACCGACGCCGAGGGCTTCTACGGGCTGCGCGAGCGGGCCATGGCCGAGGCGAGGACGCCGGGGCAGGGCGGCTCCGAGAAGGCCTACCTGGAGACCTTCCTGGACGTCCGCAAGCAGGCCATGGAGGCCAAGCGGCCGGGCATCGACACCTCCCGCGTCGACACGGCCCAGCGCCGGTTCCTGACGGCCGGGAACCTGAAGCTGGCGACGCCGCTGGTGTGGGAGATGTACGGGGACACCTACCGGGTGCCCTGA
- a CDS encoding rhomboid family intramembrane serine protease — protein sequence MDSESTATTCYRHPAVECHVRCTRCERYICPDCMRTAPVGHQCPECVREGARSVRRARTIAGGRISTTPVVTYVLFALNVLAYLAELVRPELVDRFAMVGSRLVAPDGTPLTGDGVFLSSGPLRVEGVAGGEWERMLTGAFLHQSPFEGTFGLLHITMNMVVLWQLGRVVELMLGRTRFAVLYLLSALGGSVLELVLADPWQASVGASGAVFGVGAAYYVLHRRLGAEMGRVNRFMAGLLLWLVVSAWFTSWQGHLGGLLVGGALALAYGYAPRDGRRAAVQAGAGAALVVLLAVTAAVKVSELTGGSVPL from the coding sequence GTGGATTCCGAGTCCACCGCCACCACCTGCTACCGCCATCCCGCGGTGGAGTGCCACGTACGCTGCACCCGCTGCGAGCGGTACATCTGCCCGGACTGCATGCGTACGGCGCCCGTCGGCCACCAGTGCCCGGAGTGCGTGCGGGAAGGGGCGCGGTCGGTCCGGCGGGCCCGGACCATCGCCGGGGGCAGGATCTCGACGACGCCCGTGGTGACGTACGTGCTGTTCGCGCTGAACGTGCTGGCGTACCTGGCGGAGCTGGTGCGGCCGGAGCTCGTGGACCGGTTCGCCATGGTGGGTTCGCGGCTGGTCGCTCCTGACGGCACTCCCCTGACCGGCGACGGCGTGTTCCTCAGCTCCGGACCCCTGCGGGTGGAGGGTGTCGCCGGGGGCGAGTGGGAGCGGATGCTCACCGGCGCCTTCCTTCACCAGTCGCCCTTCGAGGGCACGTTCGGACTTCTGCACATCACGATGAACATGGTCGTGCTGTGGCAGTTGGGGCGGGTGGTGGAGCTGATGCTGGGCCGGACCCGCTTCGCCGTCCTGTACCTGCTGTCGGCGCTCGGCGGTTCCGTACTGGAACTGGTCCTCGCCGATCCCTGGCAGGCCTCGGTCGGCGCGTCCGGTGCGGTCTTCGGCGTGGGGGCCGCGTACTACGTGCTGCACCGCAGGCTCGGCGCCGAGATGGGGCGGGTCAACCGTTTCATGGCCGGGCTGCTGCTGTGGCTGGTGGTGTCCGCCTGGTTCACCTCGTGGCAGGGTCATCTCGGCGGCCTGCTGGTGGGCGGCGCGCTGGCCCTGGCCTACGGGTACGCGCCCCGGGACGGACGCCGGGCGGCGGTGCAGGCCGGCGCCGGTGCCGCGCTGGTGGTGCTGCTGGCGGTGACGGCGGCGGTGAAGGTGTCGGAACTGACCGGCGGAAGTGTTCCCCTATGA
- a CDS encoding vWA domain-containing protein: MAAISLTKVRETAPALVDLYKTAGVSLTKHGMAGTRAAVYLVVDYSGSMKPYYKDGSVQALADRVLSLSAHLDDDGIVPVVFFSTDVDAVTEIALADHQGRIERIVAGLGHMGKTSYHLAMDAVIDHYLDSGARHPALVVFQTDGGPINRLAAERYLCKAAPLPLFWQFVGFGDPDSRQFEYLRKLDELAVPGKRVIDNAGFFHAGRDPRKVTDAELYDRLVGEFPQWLAAARAQGIARPS, from the coding sequence ATGGCCGCGATCAGTCTCACCAAGGTGCGGGAGACGGCGCCCGCGCTGGTCGATCTGTACAAGACCGCCGGGGTGTCGCTCACCAAGCACGGCATGGCGGGGACCCGGGCCGCGGTCTACCTCGTCGTCGACTACTCCGGCTCGATGAAGCCGTACTACAAGGACGGCAGCGTGCAGGCGCTTGCCGACCGGGTGCTGAGCCTGTCCGCCCACCTCGACGACGACGGCATCGTGCCGGTGGTGTTCTTCTCCACCGACGTCGACGCCGTCACCGAGATCGCGCTCGCCGACCACCAGGGCCGGATCGAGCGGATCGTGGCCGGGCTCGGGCACATGGGCAAGACCAGTTACCACCTGGCCATGGACGCCGTCATCGACCACTACCTGGACAGCGGCGCCCGCCACCCCGCGCTGGTCGTCTTCCAGACCGACGGCGGTCCGATCAACCGGCTCGCCGCCGAGCGCTACCTGTGCAAGGCGGCCCCGCTGCCGCTGTTCTGGCAGTTCGTCGGCTTCGGCGACCCGGACAGCCGCCAGTTCGAGTACCTGCGCAAGCTGGACGAACTCGCGGTGCCCGGCAAGCGGGTGATCGACAACGCCGGGTTCTTCCACGCGGGCCGCGACCCGCGCAAGGTGACCGACGCCGAGCTGTACGACCGGCTGGTGGGCGAGTTCCCCCAGTGGCTGGCGGCCGCACGCGCCCAGGGGATCGCGCGGCCCTCCTGA